The Balneolales bacterium ANBcel1 DNA segment GAAACGCATGATAGGTTGATATGTTGAGTCTCTTTTCCAGAGAGCCATTTTTGCCGGTTATCGTCAATCTGGATCCTTCCCCAACATTGTCCTGGATAACTTCTTCCTGGACGTTCTGAACTTGAAAATCTGTTACATCCACCCCATTAGCGGTTACATATTCTGTCGGTCTAAAGTCGGACAGAACTGTCGAAACGTTACCAGCCCTGGAACTGATCTTCGTATTCATTTGCCTGTCAATTTCAATTTTCAGTTTTGATGTTTCAACAACAGTACCAGTCTCGGAGCATCCGACAAGTGCAGCAACGGTAAAAACCAGGACAAACAAGTGATTTCTTTTCATGTTGGACGTTTGTATGGGTGTATATGACAAGGTTTGGCACTTGCCTATTTAAGGTGCAGCATTTTGCCGGTTGCAACCACATTATCGGCTGACAAACGACTTATATATATTCCCGATGGAAGTTCGGCAGCATCAAAATACACGGAGTGGACACCAGCGCCTTTTACTCCATCGACCAGATTTCCGACATGGCGGCCAAGGCTGTCAAAGATATCGAGCCGTACATTCATGGTTTCAGGCAGTGAGAATTGAACCCTGGTTCGCGAATTAAACGGATTCGGATAGTTTTGATCGAGGGAAACCGTTTCCGGTTTTTCGCTGCGAATATCTCTGGATGAGGTAGGCTCGTTGTTGGATCTCCATTCAGAAAACCACCAGTTCCCATCATACTCTTCACCATGAATCCCGTTGCCAACCGTCACGAAATGCATCAGGTCGTTCATTCCAGAATGTGGTTCCCAAACCCCTTCATTTGCCAGACGAATTGCATAATCCGGGCGATGATGCAGTTCGGGTTCGGGATCAGGAAGCATCAGCAGCAACTGATACGTGCCTTCCGGCATATTATCCGGAATGCCGATTTCATATTCCATGAAAACTTCTTCACCTCCATGCCAGAATCTCGGATCTTCGTCAAGATAAATCTCCCATACCTCATTCTGTCTGAGTGCATTTCGAAGAATCAGACGAACATCTCTGGGGTTATAGGGTGATGCAAAGCCTTCATTTTTCAGAGTCAAATCAAATGAAAAAGTCTGTCCGGGTGCTACTTCTTCACTGTATACTCCTTCCTGAAGTACAAAGCGATACCCCAGCCGTCTTTTAACTTCGTCCATACAGCCTTGTTCCTCCCACAACTCAAGAGTTGGCCCATACCATCCGCTGTTCAGATAGGACCAGTTCAGGTAATCCATTTCAGGGATGGCAAAACCGCATTGTCGAAATTCATTCACTGCAGATGAGCCGCCTCCGCCTGTTTCACCGCCCATTGGTACAAATCGGGTATCCCTGCTCAGGAAATTTTTCTCAAATTCTACATTTCTGTATGTGCCCAAATCATTGGCACTTGCCAGAAAACCGTCATTATGGTGTCCTGTTCGTGAAAAATCAGATCCATCATATGCCGTTTCTTCCGTAACCGGATCCCATGTTCCAAAAATGTTTGCCTTGTAAGCGGGGGTTCGCACATTGACCATGCGCCGTTCGGGCAGTGCCTCCAGAATGGCCTGCAATACTTTCGTCATATTCTGATTCGTATTCAACCCGTGCGAAGAGGCGTGCCATTCTCCCCAGGCTCCGATAAATCCGGCCTCCATTACCGCTATGACATCTGCATTTCGTTCAAGCACCGGGGCCAACTGCTCCAGATGGCGTTCAACCATATGAAGAGGTGCATCCGGTTCATCCATACTGGTGGTATAACGAAACCTCAGAACCGCTTTAATTCCCGAATCGCGTATTGTTTGAAAATCCCGGTCCATGCGATCCAGCCAATGA contains these protein-coding regions:
- a CDS encoding DUF4832 domain-containing protein, with translation MVASASEAAAQEKFRVQYEPTDKIFLNPERGFYFFTDHGPDGSLLSASVIESQKMQYRSLVMRNYTLSDFRDSDISDHWLDRMDRDFQTIRDSGIKAVLRFRYTTSMDEPDAPLHMVERHLEQLAPVLERNADVIAVMEAGFIGAWGEWHASSHGLNTNQNMTKVLQAILEALPERRMVNVRTPAYKANIFGTWDPVTEETAYDGSDFSRTGHHNDGFLASANDLGTYRNVEFEKNFLSRDTRFVPMGGETGGGGSSAVNEFRQCGFAIPEMDYLNWSYLNSGWYGPTLELWEEQGCMDEVKRRLGYRFVLQEGVYSEEVAPGQTFSFDLTLKNEGFASPYNPRDVRLILRNALRQNEVWEIYLDEDPRFWHGGEEVFMEYEIGIPDNMPEGTYQLLLMLPDPEPELHHRPDYAIRLANEGVWEPHSGMNDLMHFVTVGNGIHGEEYDGNWWFSEWRSNNEPTSSRDIRSEKPETVSLDQNYPNPFNSRTRVQFSLPETMNVRLDIFDSLGRHVGNLVDGVKGAGVHSVYFDAAELPSGIYISRLSADNVVATGKMLHLK